atatattacaacGAATCATACACATATATTGTACtttatatataatgaattatttttcttatgtaaatttaataaatatgatacatatataatttagtaaGATGCAATGATTTTTCTATAGTCATCgtactttatatataaaaaatataattttttatgtgaattcaataaatatgatatataaattagtaagatataataattttgacGTAATCAAAATTAACTTTAATTGAATCACATAAcactatttaaattaataaatgtaatttatcgattaaataatatatgtacaaaataataatatttcgtGATTATATCCATACCACCCTAAATAATTACACTACCCCGACTAATTTCACTTAACTGATACCAAATTAGTATCATATACTATATTGATATCATTAAAATGgataattttacttaatttatactaaatcgatatatgtatattattgtaTTGATAGCATAAGAATATGTATTATACTTTTATAGTATTACCGACTAATGAGTAATTACACAAAATGACTAATTATTAGGAAAAAGTCTCATTTTTGCCACTTTACCTCTAATGGAGCTCTAACTTAGGGTAATTGTTTACTTGGTcaaaaattgaggaataaacATAAACCTctctttgttaaaaaaaaaaacaattgttaTTACTAAAGACATGTGGGATTTATTACtaaatagaagaaagaaaatgaatcaCCTCGATCGTAAcattatactaaatatattattactttattgaaaaattgatttttaatttttttttacagtaTTACCGTCTCAAAATAAATAGTGAAAAGACTTGTTACTTAAGTGAACCTTTGTAAGTGTCTATTTCAATTATTAATGCTTTCGTACGACGAATCATATGCTCCTACTCCATGTGAGgaagagaaattaagaaaaatgaaaatacctAAGTTAAAAAAATCCACTACTTGTAACAATCTATatgacaatttttattttaaaatatttaatttcattataattttacATAACTTTTCACGTATTCAAACTAGTAATAATCAAATCTTAAGATTTGATGTGATATTTTTTCTACTAAATAAACACCTTAATTAATCTTCTAGTCTTTACTTCCCTCTATTACAATTATACCATTCCCATTGTTATATCGTATGTGTTTTTTAGtctattttaaaagaataacgTCTTTTATTATTAGAACTAAGGGATCGTTTGGTCGAAAATTAGTATTCAGGATTAACTATCCTGTAGTTAGTTATCCTAGAATAACTTATCCCAAACATGTGAATCAAATAAGATATCTAAGTTTTATCCCGTGACTATTCATACTTATCCCCGAGTATTTGATAGTAAAAATTCTAGGCTTCACTCTCCATAGTATTATCAGCACTCGCCAGACAATATTTACTTTGAATGCCAAATTTGTAAGATCGCTTGCCCACTTACAAAATGAAcagaagaaaatgatttttttcatatttcttacaaggacataaaactaaaaataataatctgaAAATACTATCAACACATTTTtctccctatatatatatatatagtaaaggAAAATATCAGGATTTGAAACTAaaaatagatagatagatataccTGCATTGTATAACTTACAGACCCACATGATTGTGTTCCTATAAGAATCAAATGAACTGACAATTTTCATGTGCACATTGCTTTCAACATTTACAATTACTACATAATTTTTGCCTGCAAAATACTCCCAACATCAAAAGATGATTGAAAAAAACAGGCATAGCTGACTTTTTTCCCTTCCCAAATAGCTGCTGCATTCTCCGTTTTTCCACTTTGTTAATGTTTACACTATGTTCTTCCTACATGTTCCGATAATTATTTTACATCGCGAATACATGTCAACTGAATTGCAAAAGAAAAACTGATCAGCGCGTACATTACCTTTAGGATCATGGTAAGAAACAAGCTCTATGTGTCCCCCTTCTCACAAAGAATGAAGGCATGAATAAGGGTCTGAGCATATTCCACTTGATCTTTCGTCCCTGACAAAATAGCAGAGCCGGATGCAGAACCAGCTACAGGATCATGAATTACTACCTTAGCGCCTGAAATCTGAATACAAAACACAAATGTTAACTTACGTTACCTATAAGAGAAACAGAGTTTCCTAGAGCAAATTGACCTACCCTctttatatgatgaaggttgCTAGAATCCTCTccataaacatattttatatacatttcaGGAATTACCATTTCAACAGTAGTCTCTGGCAAATTAGGTGCTGCCTCACTGCAACAGATAGTTTTACATAGTGGATAAGGGAAATGATATAGGACAAATTAACAAGAATACAAATCAATTAAGAAAGAATAGGAGGAATGTAGGTCCAAGAACTTTTAAGTCAATTGTTCAGATTCTACACCCCTTTCTCTTAAATCCCACTAGCAACAAATCGAGCATCCAACATACTTCTTATTAAGGACCTAAATTATCTCCAACACAAACTTTACAACTCAACTCTCAAAACGGTTGACCTGTAAGCACTGCAAACATTTACTTACTTGCCTTTGAAGTTTTAGGTGGATATTTTTTCTTACAAAAGACAGCATCCCCATCCTAGGTAGCATTGTTTTACTTTCCAGTAAAGGATATCTCATAATGTAATATATGTATCTATCTAGAAACCCTGTTTATAAGAACTTTACAACTTAAATGCAAATTACATGGAAGTGAAGAACTTAACAGACCTACCCTCATCCAGCTCAAACGGCAAAGCTACATACTAATGTGTGCCCAATTTTTATAAAGGTCCAGCTGCCGAAACCCAGGTTAACAGAATTTGAAGACTGCAATAGCATATCCTTATGCTGACTCTTTCATGACCACCTCTTAACTTACTTCCACACGGATACAAGTTCTTTTACATGGTTTCTCTAGGTTGTGCATACCAAGACATACGACTTCCCCAACAAAAATGGAAaacagtgaattgagttcaTGCTTCTGGATAGcttttaaattcatattagcATCTGAAAAGCATTTATGCATCATTAGCTTCATGGCCAGCCTGCAATGCACCTAATTAAGCCGCAACCAACTAATTGCCCACTACTCTCACTTAAAGCTGCACAAGGAAGATCAAACTAGTTGCCCCAAAAGGAAATAAGTTTACCCAAGTAAATAAGAAACTAGTGAGTCCTGCACCAACAGGAAACCGGTAACCCTTTACTACACCCAACCCAGCACTCCCCTGGGAGATTCAACGGATGAATTCAAGTTATTTGTAGTGATCTCAATCTCCTAAGCAACATAATACATTAGATCCAGGCAGAGGAAAACAAGTTACCTGGCACTGCTACAATCAGCCACTCCAGCTGTATATCTAGAATTGTCTCCCTGGATAAAACAGCaaagtagaaaagaaaatagtCAGAAATGCAACCCCGTCATAAAAACGTATCAATAATTTATGTTTACTAGAAATAGCCCCAACAAACCTGAGGACCCCATCTTCCAGGTGAAGGAGGTCTATCAAAATACGGAGCATGTCCTTGTCTCTCATAGCCATAGAAATGGGGAGCACGATCTGAATAAAACATTACAGTCTAAATCATGTAAAATTGCAGGCAGCAGTTCATACCGTTTGGGTGGAATACCAAGTATGTTTCATACCTTGAGGGTAGCCAACAGGTGAGTGGTAACTAGGAGAAGCAGGATCGTGCCTTGGCATGAATGACGGGGATGGAATTTCAGAGTAAGGGGGGAAATGTGGAGGGACAATAGTTGAAACATGTGGTTTCACAGGAAACATTGCATCACGAAGCCTACAAGTAATTTGGAACAAAGCATCCTGGACAGACTGCATGCTCCCAATGACCTGTAGAGAATTCAAACAACAGGAGCCAATTGGCAAAATTCCCTCAGTAAAAAACACACATGAAAGGAAGATAACAAGGGTGCACTCCTTCTCATTTATCTTTTTCACATAGCGCTTGTGAAGGTAAGTTCCACCAAGTGAGCCAGAATGcaactcaatttatatgatatacaaGTTCAGATAGTAAATACAAAACACAGACATGGAGAACACGTCTCTTCGATGATCATCAATGAAACACTTTGATTAGTCTATCTAAATACTAACTTACATCACAAATGCTACTCCCTCCCTACCCCTGCCCCCAAGAAATGCAAGTTATATAGAGGTAGAAATGCAACTCACTTTATTTGAGATAGATATTTTTCTACTAGAAATCTAACAAATACTACAACAGCATATAAAGTGTAGTCAGGAAATCTAACAAATACAGAACAGAAAATATGTATCTCCAATGATCATCAACAAAACACTATGATTTATCTATCAGAACACTAACCTCAATGTAACAACTCCCGCCGCCCCCACCTCCACCACCATACAACCCAAAGAGAAAGTTCCAGGTAATGAGTTATATAGCTGAGGTACCATATATATAACTAAGCTATATAATGCATAttgaaaaattggaaaaatttcatatacactCAAAGAAACCTAGCTGAGACGTGAAGCCTTACATACATTTTAGAATAAACTTCAAGGAAAATCTATATCTACCTGTAAAACTTCTTCTGTGTGGGAACCGTATTTTGGAGATTGTTCTCTGGGAAAAATACGAATGCTAGCACCAGTGACTCGTCGCAATTCAGCAATTAGGATACCCCCATTAGCAAAGAGACAACTCATGTGTCGTGCATGTACCAGAAGCCTTGATACAACTGCAGCTCCTGGTTCAAATCCAATCTCAGCAATTCTGCCCAGGACACGCATAACAGCTTCCTGAGCAGGGGAATGTCTTTGCTCCAGGTTCTGCAGGAATAACAAAGAAGCTGATCTCAATATAGCTTTGCAAGGATAGACTAGCGAGGCTAAAAGATCAACACCAGTTCTTTCTGACACCATAATCAACTGAATAAGTTTAAAAAATCTACAAATTGACTCTGCAGCAGATAATATGACAGCGAAGTGACACAAAAAAGAAGTGAACAAATCACTTTAACATACGAAATGCAAGTGGGTCTGTGAGAAAAGGCAGAAACAGTTGCTTAGTTAATGGTCAGCCTACGCACCTCTCTTGCAGATATCACAACAATTCTTTCATCTACATCAGATGCTGAATCAGCAACCTTGACAGATGCACCAGTTTCAGTCTGCATCACCCTAATAATTGAGCCACCTTTTCCTATCAAATTTCCAACCTTGTCAACCGGACATAACACCTTAAACACGACCTCTTCCTCCAAGACCATCCTGTGGTTGATTCCAGCACTCTCAACACCAGAACTCCTCGAGAACTGCTCGGGTGTGTGATAACCAGTTCCATGTTGTGACATCCCTGAAAATCTGGGGGTAGAGGGATTTACTAAATCTACCCTTGAGTTATCCTGAAGGCAGCTTGAAACAGACAACAGAGCTTTTCTCACAGTTGAAAAGCTTCCAGTTATCTGCACACAAAGATATGCCCTCAACAGTCAAAACATATACAGCGTAACGTAATCATACAAGCAAAACAGagatgatgaaataaacaaaaatcaatCTCATATAAAGCTAAGAAAGCAACACGGCATGTGCCTCTGCTATAATGACATTCAATATAATCCTCACAGACATACAGACGTATACTTGAAGCAGAATTACTCAGTATTAGGAAGACGTATTGGATTATTGGGAGCACACTTGGTCTCTGGTAGTTGTTTAAAAGGATCGACCATCGCATCTGTTTGTCATCTACTAGATCAGCCTGCTCTGGTGGTgcaattagaaaaaataaagatgtaGAAGGAATAGAGAAGCATGGACCTATCCCACTGTTCTAAAGGTTGTAACTTGCCCATGCTGTAAAACTTTCCCATAAACTCTTAGAAACTGCTGTCCATCACAACAGCTGCTGAAAATCGTCCTTGATGGAAGCATGATTATATATATGACATTTGGATCAAGGGTCGTAAGCAAATTACTTCTTTGAACTCCATACAATCTAAGAGTAAGATTCTGAGTGCTTAAAAGGTCTTTGGAGTAGAAAAGACTCACCGGAACACGGCTGGAAAATGCCGCCAACTCCGACTACTCCGTGACAATGGATGGAGGTATTATGATCATTTATTTCCGCTATGCTATTGCTCTGTGATGTATAacatttggtatcagagcaatacTTACTTTTAACCTCTGCCTTGTttgattttttgtaatttgcAAAAACCACTCAAAATGGTCTTAATTTTAGATCTTGTTTTGGATTTGAAGTATTCTAAAGGTAGAAATCTTATGGAAATCAATTTTCTAGCAGTCTGAaattttatatgttgtttttggTGTCTTTAACAGGTGAACACGAACTGAGTTCAAGGTGAACATGAACTGAGTTCAAGAGGAAGTAGACAACATATATAGCGTATTGTGTTGCACTATGGTTGAAGTCTTGAAGTTTTGCCTTTATGCGTGTAATGCACCCACAGTCACTTATGactttttgtcttttatttatGTAACGTAAActaataaagtaataataaaaggCAAAGAGACTGCCGTTTTCGTTTCAGTGTGTCAGTGTGTCACGCAACTAGTTAGGTctctaattttgttttaatatactTATGCGGTTACTTAATTTTGTTTGGCCTTGATAAAGATAAATGATCTATATGTTGGAGTTGCCTTTCCTGAATTGAGCAAACTTTTTttgatgacaagggaaaccaACAGCTGATACCCTTTGGTTGCTCGCAGGGTAAAACCCCCCGCTcttatgcaatagctcgcaaaccacacaAGAGGGGTAACCCGCACAAAGCAAGCCCGGTGCAACAAGCTTGACCTAGAAGGCAATAAACGTAAACTAATAAAGTAACAATAAAAGGCAAAGAGAGTGTCGTTTGCTTTCAGTCGGTGGTCACGCAACTAGTAAGGTctctaattttgttttattatatttacgCAGTTACTTA
This portion of the Solanum pennellii chromosome 12, SPENNV200 genome encodes:
- the LOC107007551 gene encoding KH domain-containing protein At4g18375 isoform X1, with amino-acid sequence MDSSFAHKRHLDTTTAFDTSTPTTKRRHQLLPSSATPPSNSFRTPPPPPPFLKLSPGEAFFRILCPADKTGGVIGKGGAIIRQLREETGAKIRIDDSLAGCDERVIVVIADSTKKDQTSSDAGGVNGEELPHSAFNDESSSQAQRALIRVLERILKVDEEGNAVPSEGEGRKDEFSDVRSPQGVVICRLLAPSNQVGSVLGKGGKIIEKIRQESGAQVRVLPKDQMPACALPGDELIQITGSFSTVRKALLSVSSCLQDNSRVDLVNPSTPRFSGMSQHGTGYHTPEQFSRSSGVESAGINHRMVLEEEVVFKVLCPVDKVGNLIGKGGSIIRVMQTETGASVKVADSASDVDERIVVISARENLEQRHSPAQEAVMRVLGRIAEIGFEPGAAVVSRLLVHARHMSCLFANGGILIAELRRVTGASIRIFPREQSPKYGSHTEEVLQVIGSMQSVQDALFQITCRLRDAMFPVKPHVSTIVPPHFPPYSEIPSPSFMPRHDPASPSYHSPVGYPQDRAPHFYGYERQGHAPYFDRPPSPGRWGPQGDNSRYTAGVADCSSASEAAPNLPETTVEMVIPEMYIKYVYGEDSSNLHHIKRISGAKVVIHDPVAGSASGSAILSGTKDQVEYAQTLIHAFILCEKGDT
- the LOC107007551 gene encoding RNA-binding KH domain-containing protein RCF3 isoform X2; this encodes MDSSFAHKRHLDTTTAFDTSTPTTKRRHQLLPSSATPPSNSFRTPPPPPPFLKLSPGEAFFRILCPADKTGGVIGKGGAIIRQLREETGAKIRIDDSLAGCDERVIVVIADSTKKDQTSSDAGGVNGEELPHSAFNDESSSQAQRALIRVLERILKVDEEGNAVPSEGEGRKDEFSDVRSPQGVVICRLLAPSNQVGSVLGKGGKIIEKIRQESGAQVRVLPKDQMPACALPGDELIQITGSFSTVRKALLSVSSCLQDNSRVDLVNPSTPRFSGMSQHGTGYHTPEQFSRSSGVESAGINHRMVLEEEVVFKVLCPVDKVGNLIGKGGSIIRVMQTETGASVKVADSASDVDERIVVISARENLEQRHSPAQEAVMRVLGRIAEIGFEPGAAVVSRLLVHARHMSCLFANGGILIAELRRVTGASIRIFPREQSPKYGSHTEEVLQVIGSMQSVQDALFQITCRLRDAMFPVKPHVSTIVPPHFPPYSEIPSPSFMPRHDPASPSYHSPVGYPQDRAPHFYGYERQGHAPYFDRPPSPGRWGPQGDNSRYTAGVADCSSASEAAPNLPETTVEMISGAKVVIHDPVAGSASGSAILSGTKDQVEYAQTLIHAFILCEKGDT
- the LOC107007551 gene encoding RNA-binding KH domain-containing protein RCF3 isoform X3; its protein translation is MDSSFAHKRHLDTTTAFDTSTPTTKRRHQLLPSSATPPSNSFRTPPPPPPFLKLSPGEAFFRILCPADKTGGVIGKGGAIIRQLREETGAKIRIDDSLAGCDERVIVVIADSTKKDQTSSDAGGVNGEELPHSAFNDESSSQAQRALIRVLERILKVDEEGNAVPSEGEGRKDEFSDVRSPQGVVICRLLAPSNQVGSVLGKGGKIIEKIRQESGAQVRVLPKDQMPACALPGDELIQITGSFSTVRKALLSVSSCLQDNSRVDLVNPSTPRFSGMSQHGTGYHTPEQFSRSSGVESAGINHRMVLEEEVVFKVLCPVDKVGNLIGKGGSIIRVMQTETGASVKVADSASDVDERIVVISARENLEQRHSPAQEAVMRVLGRIAEIGFEPGAAVVSRLLVHARHMSCLFANGGILIAELRRVTGASIRIFPREQSPKYGSHTEEVLQVIGSMQSVQDALFQITCRLRDAMFPVKPHVSTIVPPHFPPYSEIPSPSFMPRHDPASPSYHSPVGYPQDRAPHFYGYERQGHAPYFDRPPSPGRWGPQGDNSRYTAGVADCSSARFQALR